GATTGGAttgtatattgtttttattctaATGAGAATCaaccaattaaataaaaaaaaaaacgtgaactTAAAattaatgtgttgttgtttttttttaattaccttCTTTTGTTGTTTGTCCAACATTTGATTGAAGGAATAAGATAGATATCAAACCAACACATCATTTATTACATTGCATTGCTTTCATTCAAGTCAAACGCTTTCATTCAGGACCTATGGGGCCAAGACAAATGTTTCATTCAAGTCAAACGTTTTCATTCAGGACCTATGGGGCCAAGACCAAGGTTTCATTCAAGTCAAACGTTTTCATTCAGGACCTATGGGGCCAAGACAAATGTTTCATTCAAGTCAAACGTTTTCATTCAGGACCTATGGGGCCAAGACCAAGGTTTCATTCAAGTCAAACGTTTTCATTCAGGACCTATGGGGCCAAGACAAATGTTTCATTCATTTCTGAAATCTGAGTTTAACATTACTCTATTCCCTGCGGCGTGCTCTGACGAGCACAATAAGTGTCTGAAGAACTTCACCTTGACGCCCAACAAACGTCGGCTGGGTAGACTTAAATCCTGGGTACAAATCTTTATTACTTTGATTTACAATCATGCAATGGATTTATTTGTACCAAATATTTGACATGATGCGAAACAAAACTAGGCATTCCATGATACATGACTAGAATACAATGTAGACATTCCATGATACATGACTAGAATACAATGTAGGCATTCCATGATACATGACGAATACAATGCAGACATTTAATGATACATGACAATAATGCAATGTAGACATTTCAAGATATGTGACAAGAATATCTTCTGATGTTAGGCCTACCTATGCTTCTATGATATATGTCCAGATTACTGTGTAGATATTTTATAATGCGATTAGGCCGAAATTATGGGCATGATACAAATATTTACCCTGGCATGTCAACTGACAGATATCGGCTTACTAGATCGttaatagatttattttacagcctaagttttatttcaagaaaatatcaataaaatgtttgGTCCACAAAATGCAACTTTAGAATCAAAGTCAAGAAACGATGTTGATGCGATTATAAGGCTTTTATTCCAGGTTTACATTATTACCGACTGTAGTTGCAGACATAGGCTACACACTAAAGTCACTCAGGCCGTTGTTGTTTAACTGGTCAATGACTTGTAGAATAACTTGTCTTATTGGTATTTCTATTGAAAACATCTAGTCGAAAAATATCTAAGCGaataaactagatttagatgtacGTATGTGCAGTTATGtaaaaagtctttttaaaaatgtaaaatttaaatacgaattaaaatttagaaaatgttGTGTCGAAATCAGTTGAAAGTAAAAACCAAAACTAGAGTTCAGACGATTGGTTTGTTCTTGGTTCAGCTAGCGGGACAATGATGTCATCTTTTTTCAGTTGCAGCACTGGAGCTAACTCTTCTTCTAAAGATTGCTTTCTTTTGAGCGCTCTAAGTTTGTAATTCAACAATGTGGGACTTCGAACTGTTGACAGACGAGAATCCCCATctgttaaagaaaacaaaatagagaaTAGGGGCTCTATTGCAATGTATAACTGGTTGATATAATGTTGGataatatctttttgtttttcctacGAATATTTGTCAGAAATTAGAGAACcgattagattttatttctagtGCCCCGCACCCCAACCGATTGGATCTTCAAAAATTCCCGCAGCCACCTGCCCCACCTCCCCTTTTTGTagagcttaaatcaactcactctgtctgtctgtctatctgtctctgtctgaTAAAAGGTTGGTACACATGatccaatcttggatcaagctgaaattttggccaattatttcttttacctgacaaaacaagaatcaattaaaaaaaaacaacaactaggtAATTAACTatatgtaataaattattttgtttggtataccgaagaaggaaaagaaattgtacttaactGAAGTGTTAGTAAAAGCTGAATTATTCCCCtatataggtcgccgctttaaagtcagtttgaaacaaacaatacctAACTATACAATATTCAGTTTTTCATAGGCACCTAGCAGggtggttagtatgtcggcttgagcccacacgttttttttttaaataaattcttttagAAAGCGATTACGGTAAAGTTCTTCCAGATATTGGATATCTCCTCCCCTTCCCCCATTTTCCTAACCGGtccagtgataggatcatagcgtacggaagcatgaaatagcgctagacaaaaacaattgataaacaATTTTTCTAATCACCCAGATTTATCGTTGTAGGTCTAAAtctgatccaaagtaattgatacaattacactttgtataGGTGTTTCCCTAGAagtaatttctttgtttttgttactaaataattattataacaatctttattatccttaaagaaatgtttcttaCGGTTGTGCATTTTACATAACAATACATTATTATAACGATAGCAAGGAaacgtaggcctacattcatACCACAGTTTCACTGAAACATATTACTTATAACATATGACCTTAATATCGGAAAGTCGGAATGTATTCACAGATTTAATATTGCCAATGGAACAAAAAGTTCTTGTGCCTGTTTTTTGTGATCGGTGTCTATATCTTTTGTAACGGTAGAACGTTAAAACCGTGATTACCAATGGTGTTTTTATCTTTATAGTTTCTCTCTACTAGGTGTCCCAATGCGGGGTTGTTTGTTGTTGCCTATATGATACCGGTATAACTAGAAGCCTAATGATAATACTTATAAATAGTGAGGACTAATATAACAACAACACTTGTTCCGTCTACtcggtgaattttttttaaaaagttgtcatAGTAAATTAATTGATTCATAGCTGGACACAGAGGGAAAACTAGATCAAACTAACCGATAAAACTAACAGATATTATTACCTCTGTTTGTATCACTTTGAATTGTTGTACCTATAAAgtacaaaatatttgtaaaaaaaaatgttatatacaTTCTTCCATAAAGAAATTACCAAATATATAACTAATATTAATTTGAACAACCAAGAAACGTTATAAATAAACTGTAAAGAGAGTATATTTCTTCTCTCATATTAAAACTTGCTCACACGCCCACTCACAACTTTAAACAACTCACGATTCATTGCTTGAttgcattttatatttaatttagtgTTCTATTATAACAGTATTATTATGCGTgtgtaaagtaggcctacagctTGGGCGTAGCCGGATActtcacatgggcagatttcactggttcaaatttgagcttccggtacatatgttgtctcattttgagtcgaaagattatactttgattttatcgggatagcttataataggcatcaccATTCTTGTGATTcagatgagagcttgtccatttctcatttattttgttcacaaacgaTGGGTTAGACAAGTAGTCCGTATGCCTGAAAAATCGCCTCTCCAAATGACATTTTTAATGGGGAGCTGTGGGCAGGAAGGCGCCCTCAGTGGGGAGAACACAGACGTTACAAAGACACCCTTTAGAACTCCTCAAGGAATGTGAGATTGCCGTTTACGCCAGCGAAACGCTAGCTCTTGAttgctcctcatggcgtgaagccgTGAGTGTCTGAGTTTCAAGATGTAAGGCAAGGAGATCAGCCATCAGCAAAGAACGCATATGCTGAGAAAAGAGGAGGGCATATCTGCTGCAGCTCAAACCTACCAACACATGCCAcgtatgcatttaaaaagcgatcacggtaacatttatattgttacgaatctcactatccaggctctctgcaaactgcaccatacaccaccaacttaaagaacttgacaagtcagggctccaaaataacgtaaaggtttaatgtccataaataacagccaatactgtacaattggcagcacgtagaacagtacaaatagctctgcgataacaaatatctctccgataccaccgttccgccgtatcaagtcttgcactggcctctccgtctcgttccgggcttgcactgggttcaacagttcgggactgacttcacacacttgggctcgttgtgtcggactcgatcacagaccaagatcaagacgccgttcgtctcaactgtacttgacagtactccgcactgaaccgtcgtaatgctccgtacagaaccacaccgttgaactgtgctgtagtcgaccgtgttctgaactcctgtcgtgaacccgctttctgaaccttgctgtattgagccccttttctcgaccgtcttgactgcgcaacctccgctcttatatagggtccctactggccttctcgaaccggacagaacgcccctcgacgtttctaggtggtcagatgactataactctcgtgacgctcctgagctctgttcacatcggcgatccttcccgaactgtcctgttgaccctcgactcggctgacagtcgtaactcgtcacgcttgaccgctcgtctagcgctggcctggggcgatttgcgtcggctgactacacttacaccactacccccatctgtgccaccaccaggtttataacaatatagatacCCCTTATTTCTACACTCACACCCTTGACAACTGGTTCCTACAAGTGCTAGGGTCATAGCATATTgtgaaaactaaaagcatgaaattgaaCCAAAACAGTTggtaaagatatttttaatcgcacatatttattattgttagtctaggtctattacaaatttaaataaatgactGATCCAGACTAATGAATACaacaactaattaattttgttttatgccTATCTAGCAGAAAGGAAGCTAAAACCTGTAATTTTCAGAATAAATGGCAccaattagcggttctttcctttAGAATAGCTTTGTTTTGAGAAAGTATTCTTTTTCCATtgcttgttttttcttttgaattaaaattaattttaacctctatgtctctctgtgtctctctcggtcactctctctctctctctctctctctgtcactctctctctctctctctctccagctGACCCCTCCATCACTTGCACTAATGAATAATACTTCAGCACCAAcacattaaaaacaacataCTAAGATAAAAGATGAAGAGAAGAGTGACACTCATCACCAAGGTTACCAAAACCAACAGGGCCACGTAGCCAGCATTCGAAGGCGAGATATTATTGCTCTGATCTGTGGGgggaaaataatgaaaaatatttttaaagacacTTAAAGCTCTATAGCACCCTATATTGGCACAccacgcacacaaacacacaatctTTTAAATTGAGATCCACATTCAAATGAAAGATGCTAAGACAAATTCAAACAAATgcaccttcttccctagtgccattacagaa
The DNA window shown above is from Biomphalaria glabrata chromosome 5, xgBioGlab47.1, whole genome shotgun sequence and carries:
- the LOC106064377 gene encoding uncharacterized protein LOC106064377, which codes for MLIYLTPPYCYAVTVVYTTNHIICQGQDDQNTARWPSRSLAHTNETNANSSLLGIRGSVQYHDQSNNISPSNAGYVALLVLVTLVMSVTLLFIFYLSTTIQSDTNRDGDSRLSTVRSPTLLNYKLRALKRKQSLEEELAPVLQLKKDDIIVPLAEPRTNQSSEL